The following proteins come from a genomic window of Pyxidicoccus sp. MSG2:
- a CDS encoding DNA alkylation repair protein, whose product MRQRYVRDGAGDNVFGVLLGKLRGLAAALGTNHGLGLELWATGNHEARILACMLLEPSALTEKEARGLLEPLSNPTLVDELVGRVLVHAPIAQALQVRWMEGSAELPRRAGWKLLAGRIARGLATELDVGATLARIERELPDAPYRVKEGINFCLVWIGLHLPAYTAEVIAIGERLGRWDPRPIPKGCTSTYAPEWIAAALALRKGEKTAARKTMEAAAKAKTTRGEGKPAPSKAKAALARNKSAGKKPSAGRRAR is encoded by the coding sequence GTGCGCCAGCGCTACGTGCGCGACGGTGCGGGCGACAACGTCTTCGGCGTGCTGCTCGGCAAGCTCCGTGGCCTCGCGGCGGCGCTTGGGACGAACCACGGGCTCGGCCTGGAGCTGTGGGCGACCGGCAACCACGAGGCGCGCATCCTCGCGTGCATGCTGCTCGAGCCCTCGGCGCTCACCGAGAAGGAGGCGCGCGGGCTCCTCGAGCCGCTCTCGAACCCGACCCTGGTCGACGAGCTCGTCGGACGCGTGCTCGTGCATGCGCCCATCGCCCAGGCGTTGCAGGTGCGGTGGATGGAAGGCAGCGCGGAGCTCCCTCGCCGCGCAGGATGGAAGCTCCTCGCCGGGCGCATCGCACGCGGGCTCGCGACGGAGCTCGACGTTGGCGCGACGCTCGCGCGCATCGAGCGTGAGCTGCCGGATGCACCGTACCGGGTGAAGGAGGGCATCAACTTCTGCCTGGTCTGGATCGGCCTCCACCTGCCTGCGTACACCGCGGAGGTCATCGCCATCGGCGAGCGCCTCGGCCGGTGGGACCCGCGACCGATCCCGAAGGGCTGCACGTCGACCTACGCGCCGGAGTGGATCGCCGCGGCGCTCGCGCTACGGAAAGGCGAGAAGACCGCGGCCCGAAAGACGATGGAGGCGGCCGCAAAGGCGAAGACGACGCGCGGAGAAGGAAAGCCGGCACCCTCGAAGGCGAAGGCCGCTTTGGCCAGGAACAAGAGCGCGGGAAAGAAGCCCTCCGCCGGGAGGCGGGCGCGCTGA
- a CDS encoding ABC transporter permease, translated as MDIHWGGLRQTLRALRRSPGFTLGCILLLASGIGASTALFSVVEGVLLRPLPYPRPERLVQLSQVAADGHSMRFSDPNFEDVQARSRTVAALAQVSDTASVAVTGADEPAFATLALASRDFFPAFDVQPVQGRLFARDEQQAGGAPVVVVSQAFWKRYLGSRPLPLARTLTFEGRAYTVVGVMPESFDYPVGTQLWIPRELEARLPSRTAHNWRVVGRLAEGVTVAAARTELTGIARELAELHGQDTRMRDIAVVPLRESLVGHVRPTLYMLLGAAAFLLLVAGANVTNLLLARAASRGRELAVHVALGAGPGALVWRFLTESLLLSLAGGALGAVFATWSVSALLALEPGHLPRVGEVEVNATALLFALGLSLLLAMGLGLVTALRAARQSPWAALVQAGRTQTGGGGADRMRRALVVGQLALALVLLVGAALLGRSMMSLLSLDPGYRTEDVAVVGLVLPPAEGTAQGLRNVQLQEQLLTRLGALPGVRAVGAVSVFPLEGGEGGDGTFLVLNRPDEVGSFEDFGRLAREPERTGSAEFRVASEGYFHALGIPRVRGRLFDERDTFDAPHVAVISESLAKARWPHEDPLGKLIQFGNMDGDLRPFTIVGVVADVRERGLDEKPRPMFYGCSRQRTRAFSRFHLAVYGPVGSTALVAAARPVLRELAPELPMRLSTMESLLTGSLASRRFSLLLLGAFGAVALLLSVAGLAAVVSYAVAQRTREFGIRFALGATAGDVLGLVLRQAVLLAGLGVVLGVVAALGLSRVLAGLVYGVSTTDPLVLAGVALLLLCVALLASWLPARRASRVDPMSVLRSEG; from the coding sequence GTGGACATCCACTGGGGTGGATTGCGTCAGACGCTGCGCGCACTGCGGCGCAGCCCGGGGTTCACGCTGGGGTGCATCCTGTTGCTCGCATCGGGCATCGGGGCAAGCACCGCGCTCTTCAGTGTGGTGGAAGGGGTGCTGCTGCGCCCCTTGCCCTATCCACGACCCGAGCGCCTCGTGCAGCTCTCCCAGGTGGCGGCCGACGGCCACTCGATGCGGTTCTCGGACCCCAACTTCGAGGACGTGCAGGCCCGGAGCCGCACCGTCGCGGCGCTGGCCCAGGTCTCGGACACGGCGAGTGTCGCCGTCACCGGCGCAGACGAGCCTGCCTTCGCCACGCTGGCGCTCGCCTCTCGCGACTTCTTCCCCGCCTTCGACGTGCAGCCGGTCCAAGGGCGTCTGTTCGCCAGGGACGAGCAGCAGGCGGGAGGCGCTCCCGTGGTGGTGGTGAGCCAGGCCTTCTGGAAGCGGTACCTGGGCTCGCGGCCGCTTCCCCTGGCTCGAACCCTCACCTTCGAGGGGCGTGCCTACACGGTGGTGGGGGTGATGCCCGAGTCCTTCGACTACCCGGTGGGCACTCAGTTGTGGATTCCACGCGAGCTGGAGGCGCGCCTGCCCAGCCGGACCGCGCACAACTGGCGGGTGGTGGGCCGGCTGGCGGAGGGTGTCACCGTGGCGGCCGCGCGAACGGAGCTGACTGGAATCGCCCGGGAGCTCGCGGAGCTCCACGGCCAGGACACCCGCATGCGTGACATCGCCGTGGTGCCCCTCCGGGAGAGCCTGGTGGGACATGTCCGGCCCACGCTCTACATGCTGTTGGGGGCCGCGGCCTTCCTGCTGCTGGTGGCGGGCGCCAACGTCACCAACCTGCTTCTCGCCCGCGCTGCCTCCCGCGGGCGCGAGCTCGCCGTCCACGTGGCGCTGGGCGCGGGGCCCGGCGCGCTGGTGTGGCGGTTTCTCACGGAGTCGCTGCTGTTGTCGTTGGCGGGGGGAGCGCTCGGAGCCGTGTTCGCCACCTGGAGTGTGAGCGCGTTGCTCGCGCTGGAGCCGGGCCACCTGCCGCGCGTGGGGGAGGTGGAGGTGAACGCCACGGCGCTCCTCTTCGCGCTGGGGCTGTCGCTGCTGCTCGCGATGGGACTGGGACTGGTGACGGCGCTGCGCGCGGCGCGCCAGAGCCCGTGGGCCGCGTTGGTGCAGGCGGGGCGCACGCAGACGGGGGGAGGGGGCGCCGACCGCATGCGCCGTGCCCTGGTCGTGGGGCAGCTCGCGCTCGCGCTGGTCCTGCTGGTGGGGGCGGCGTTGCTCGGACGCAGCATGATGAGCCTGCTCTCGCTGGACCCGGGCTATCGCACCGAGGACGTCGCGGTGGTCGGCCTCGTGCTTCCTCCGGCCGAGGGCACGGCGCAGGGGCTGCGCAACGTCCAACTGCAGGAGCAGCTGCTCACGAGGCTGGGCGCGCTGCCCGGCGTGCGCGCGGTGGGGGCCGTGAGCGTCTTCCCGCTCGAGGGAGGCGAGGGGGGCGATGGCACCTTCCTCGTGCTCAACCGCCCCGACGAGGTGGGAAGCTTCGAGGACTTCGGGCGGCTGGCGAGGGAGCCCGAGCGCACGGGCTCCGCCGAGTTCCGCGTGGCGAGTGAGGGCTACTTCCACGCGCTCGGCATCCCGCGGGTGCGTGGGCGCCTGTTCGATGAGCGCGACACCTTCGATGCGCCGCACGTGGCGGTCATCAGCGAGTCGCTCGCGAAGGCCCGCTGGCCCCACGAGGACCCGCTGGGCAAGCTCATCCAGTTCGGCAACATGGACGGAGACCTGCGTCCCTTCACCATCGTCGGCGTGGTGGCGGACGTGCGCGAGCGCGGCCTGGATGAGAAGCCCAGGCCCATGTTCTATGGCTGCTCCCGGCAGCGGACGCGGGCCTTCTCCCGCTTCCACCTCGCCGTGTACGGCCCGGTGGGCTCCACGGCCCTGGTTGCCGCGGCGCGGCCGGTGCTGCGCGAGCTTGCTCCCGAGTTGCCAATGCGGCTGAGCACGATGGAGAGCCTGCTCACGGGCTCACTGGCCTCGAGACGTTTCAGCCTCCTGCTGCTGGGGGCCTTCGGCGCGGTGGCGTTGCTGCTCTCCGTGGCGGGGCTCGCGGCCGTGGTGTCCTACGCGGTGGCGCAGCGCACGCGGGAGTTCGGCATCCGCTTCGCCCTGGGGGCGACAGCGGGGGACGTGCTGGGGCTGGTGCTCCGCCAGGCGGTGCTGCTCGCGGGGCTCGGGGTGGTGCTCGGCGTGGTGGCGGCGTTGGGGCTGAGCCGTGTGCTCGCGGGGCTCGTGTACGGAGTGAGCACCACGGACCCGCTCGTCCTCGCGGGGGTGGCGCTCCTCCTGCTCTGCGTGGCCCTGCTCGCCAGCTGGCTGCCGGCCCGACGAGCCTCGCGTGTGGACCCGATGTCGGTGCTGCGCTCGGAAGGTTGA
- a CDS encoding erythromycin esterase family protein: MDRVVRDLCDKRLALLGEESHHGSARTLAFKVELTRRLVEECHYDAFFIESGIYDFLRIQERLAAGQPISEDMVAAAVGGMWANQEVAPLIPLLTRWLEAGTLVAGGIDDQVNRGTYAQREMPRELIPALAGPRQAECGAEIERYMSWRYDDAHPYTVQTAKFIQGCWKELESVLSSRGGAATSGTRDHLRMARNLERFFARLVAVMSRSPAPTGGPTDWSDFNDRDHSMFTNLEWHLSQSPTPRKAIVWLATIHAARDLQRLDDGGGPRIPFGSHVQAKFGDQSFVLGFSALAGSYSLASTARTYTLEPARADSLEAWAFSGHTSDTRYVEERQLRELGSRAARPVNYTWMTAPWATVMDGLLVFREERPPRPVTRQAPAGE; encoded by the coding sequence ATGGACCGGGTTGTCCGCGACCTCTGCGACAAGCGCCTCGCGCTGCTCGGGGAGGAGTCCCACCATGGAAGCGCGAGGACGCTCGCCTTCAAGGTGGAGCTGACCCGCCGGCTCGTGGAGGAGTGCCACTACGACGCCTTCTTCATCGAGTCGGGCATCTACGACTTCCTCCGCATCCAGGAGCGGCTGGCGGCGGGCCAGCCCATCAGCGAGGACATGGTCGCCGCGGCGGTGGGCGGAATGTGGGCGAACCAGGAGGTGGCGCCCCTGATTCCGCTCCTGACCCGGTGGCTCGAGGCGGGAACCCTCGTCGCTGGAGGCATCGATGACCAGGTCAACCGGGGGACCTACGCACAGCGGGAGATGCCGCGTGAGCTCATCCCCGCCCTGGCGGGCCCCAGGCAGGCCGAATGTGGCGCGGAAATCGAGCGTTACATGTCCTGGCGGTACGACGACGCCCACCCGTACACGGTGCAGACAGCGAAGTTCATCCAGGGCTGTTGGAAGGAGCTGGAGTCGGTGCTCTCCAGTCGCGGAGGCGCCGCGACCTCCGGGACGAGGGACCACCTGCGGATGGCTCGCAACCTGGAGCGGTTCTTCGCGCGTCTGGTGGCCGTGATGTCCCGCTCCCCGGCGCCGACCGGAGGTCCCACGGACTGGAGCGATTTCAACGACCGTGACCATTCCATGTTCACGAACCTGGAATGGCACCTGTCCCAGTCACCCACGCCCAGGAAGGCCATCGTCTGGCTTGCCACGATTCATGCGGCCAGGGACCTCCAGCGTCTGGATGATGGCGGCGGACCTCGGATTCCCTTCGGCTCCCATGTCCAGGCGAAGTTCGGGGACCAGTCCTTCGTGCTGGGCTTCTCGGCGCTCGCGGGGAGCTATTCCCTCGCCAGCACGGCGCGCACGTATACCCTCGAGCCCGCGCGCGCCGACTCCCTGGAGGCCTGGGCGTTCTCGGGCCACACCTCGGACACCCGGTATGTGGAGGAGCGTCAGCTTCGTGAGCTCGGGTCCAGGGCGGCCCGTCCCGTGAACTACACGTGGATGACGGCCCCCTGGGCAACGGTCATGGATGGACTGCTCGTGTTCCGGGAGGAAAGGCCGCCGCGCCCGGTGACCCGACAGGCTCCGGCTGGCGAATAG
- a CDS encoding cytochrome P450: MSNPHAPSGLGAEYHPLDSPHLENPHPFLARARREEPVFFSPALGSWVVTRHADISAVVADTARFSSAESITVGAATTPPEVVSALMDGYPLVPSLVDNDAPAHARFRSLVSKAFTGRRLAEKEPFIRTLVDELIHSFRHEGRGDLFLRFAHPLSSSIIAEILGIPRSDIHRFRRWSDELTTVLAAHGPVEHQVVCARGVVEFQRYLAAALEERKTSPREDLMSDIVTGAQEMTPPMSMAELVSLLMQVHFAGHETTAGLIVGAVELLLENPAQLRALRDDPGLIAGAVEEAVRMISPVHAMFRTALETVELGGVSIPRGAHIRIIYASANRDEARFQEPERFDIRRPDVKKHLAFGQGLHFCIGAPLARLEARLALEALLRSLPGLRLVPGQKPGFLKSVTVRRHESLDVAWDVQALQAL; encoded by the coding sequence ATGTCCAATCCCCATGCCCCTTCAGGACTCGGTGCCGAGTACCACCCGCTCGACTCTCCGCACCTCGAGAATCCCCACCCGTTCCTGGCGCGTGCACGACGGGAGGAGCCGGTGTTCTTCAGCCCGGCGCTGGGGTCGTGGGTGGTGACGCGCCATGCGGACATCAGCGCGGTGGTCGCCGATACCGCACGCTTCTCGTCCGCCGAGTCCATCACGGTGGGCGCCGCGACGACTCCGCCGGAGGTGGTCTCCGCGCTGATGGACGGCTATCCCCTGGTGCCCAGCCTCGTCGACAATGACGCTCCAGCGCATGCGCGCTTCCGGAGCCTCGTCAGCAAGGCCTTCACCGGGCGGCGCCTCGCGGAGAAGGAGCCGTTCATCCGCACCCTCGTGGACGAGCTCATCCACTCCTTCCGGCATGAGGGGCGGGGGGACCTGTTCCTCCGGTTCGCGCATCCACTGTCGTCCAGCATCATCGCGGAGATTCTCGGAATCCCCCGCTCGGACATCCACAGGTTCCGGCGCTGGTCCGACGAGCTGACCACGGTCCTCGCGGCACATGGCCCCGTGGAGCACCAGGTCGTGTGCGCGCGAGGCGTGGTCGAGTTCCAGCGCTATCTCGCCGCGGCGCTCGAGGAGCGGAAGACCTCTCCCCGGGAGGACCTGATGAGCGACATCGTCACCGGGGCGCAGGAGATGACGCCGCCCATGAGCATGGCGGAGCTGGTGAGCCTGCTGATGCAGGTGCACTTCGCGGGACACGAGACGACCGCGGGCCTCATCGTGGGCGCGGTGGAGCTCCTGCTCGAGAATCCGGCGCAGCTGCGGGCACTCCGGGACGACCCGGGCCTCATCGCGGGTGCGGTCGAGGAGGCGGTGCGGATGATCTCCCCCGTGCATGCCATGTTCCGTACGGCGCTGGAGACGGTGGAGCTCGGCGGAGTCTCCATTCCCAGGGGAGCCCACATCCGAATCATCTACGCGTCGGCCAACCGCGACGAGGCCCGCTTCCAAGAGCCGGAGCGCTTCGACATCCGGCGGCCTGACGTCAAGAAGCACCTCGCCTTCGGGCAGGGCCTCCATTTCTGCATCGGCGCGCCGCTGGCACGGCTCGAGGCACGTCTGGCATTGGAGGCCCTGCTCCGGAGTCTGCCGGGGCTCCGGCTCGTACCGGGGCAGAAGCCGGGCTTCCTGAAGAGCGTCACCGTCCGCAGGCACGAGAGCCTCGACGTCGCGTGGGACGTCCAGGCGCTCCAGGCCCTCTGA
- a CDS encoding caspase family protein, with product MMLVTLLTAVLLSQAPEQAEPLPRRYALLVGANEGLGADEPLRFADADARRVMTVFRDAGGLVADDAQLVVGANAERVKAALGVLRERMAREAGPADQLLVYVSSHADGDSLHLSGTQLPVKELVQFMEQAPVGVAVMFIDSCRSGRATRVKGLQPVEERLVHWSAPALQGRVIVTSSSADELSQESDDIQGSFFTHHLLAGLRGAGDVSRDGRVTLQEAYAYAYGRTVESTLLTRAGSQHPAFLFDLKGQGELVLTAPVSASSRLIITVPEPGEWVVASEEGGVVMGIFSKGSGPVMLAVPPGGYRLRVRREASWLETRVTVPAQGVATVDASVLRQGTLIAMRDKGAGDTWRGGVHVGPVLANGTGRNFSEALGAQVLAVLRGPSESGFFNAFSATAVWRMGDSIQDASLRQREYELRLGLGHRISNPSAVLVFGPEAGAVLIDQQGGGISKSGLAPYGGVGASAWVGPGRLTFVATGALGVAAIPEAAGTRLTTRFAGGAGLGWRF from the coding sequence ATGATGCTCGTCACGCTGCTGACCGCCGTGCTGCTGTCCCAGGCTCCCGAGCAGGCGGAGCCGCTCCCCCGGCGCTACGCGCTGCTGGTGGGGGCCAACGAGGGACTCGGCGCGGACGAGCCCCTGCGCTTCGCGGATGCGGACGCGCGCCGCGTGATGACGGTGTTCCGCGACGCGGGTGGGCTCGTCGCGGATGATGCCCAGCTCGTCGTCGGGGCGAATGCGGAGCGGGTGAAGGCCGCGCTGGGCGTGCTGCGCGAGCGCATGGCCCGAGAGGCCGGCCCGGCGGACCAGCTCCTCGTCTACGTGTCGAGCCACGCGGATGGAGACTCCCTGCACCTGTCCGGAACGCAGCTCCCCGTGAAGGAGTTGGTCCAGTTCATGGAGCAGGCCCCCGTGGGCGTGGCGGTGATGTTCATCGACTCGTGCCGCTCCGGGCGGGCCACGCGCGTGAAGGGCCTGCAGCCCGTGGAGGAGCGGCTCGTGCATTGGTCCGCGCCCGCCCTCCAGGGCCGCGTCATCGTCACCTCGTCGAGCGCGGACGAGCTGTCCCAGGAGTCAGACGACATCCAGGGCTCGTTCTTCACGCACCACCTGCTCGCGGGGCTGCGCGGCGCGGGGGATGTCTCGCGCGACGGGCGCGTCACACTGCAGGAGGCCTATGCGTATGCGTACGGGCGCACGGTGGAGTCCACGCTCCTCACGCGCGCCGGCAGCCAGCACCCGGCCTTCCTCTTCGACTTGAAGGGGCAGGGCGAGCTGGTCCTCACCGCGCCCGTCTCCGCGTCCAGCCGGCTCATCATCACCGTGCCAGAGCCCGGCGAGTGGGTGGTGGCCTCGGAAGAGGGCGGCGTGGTGATGGGCATCTTCTCCAAGGGCAGCGGGCCGGTGATGCTCGCGGTGCCACCGGGAGGCTACCGCCTGCGCGTGCGGCGCGAGGCGTCCTGGCTGGAGACGCGTGTCACCGTACCGGCGCAAGGCGTTGCGACGGTGGATGCGTCAGTGCTCCGCCAGGGCACGCTCATCGCCATGCGTGACAAGGGAGCTGGAGACACCTGGCGTGGCGGGGTGCACGTGGGCCCCGTGCTCGCGAATGGGACGGGCCGCAACTTCTCCGAGGCTCTCGGCGCCCAGGTCCTGGCCGTGCTGCGTGGCCCCTCCGAGTCAGGCTTCTTCAATGCCTTCTCCGCGACGGCGGTCTGGCGCATGGGTGACTCCATACAGGATGCGTCCCTCCGTCAGCGCGAGTACGAGCTTCGCCTGGGCCTCGGACATCGCATCAGCAATCCGAGTGCCGTCCTCGTCTTCGGCCCGGAAGCGGGCGCGGTCCTCATCGACCAGCAGGGAGGAGGCATCTCGAAGTCGGGCCTTGCGCCCTACGGCGGCGTGGGTGCTTCAGCCTGGGTCGGCCCGGGACGGCTGACCTTCGTGGCTACCGGTGCGCTGGGCGTGGCGGCGATTCCCGAGGCGGCGGGTACTCGCCTCACGACGCGCTTCGCCGGCGGCGCGGGCCTCGGTTGGCGATTCTGA
- a CDS encoding sigma-70 family RNA polymerase sigma factor produces the protein MARGLSASELKAIYEIYASTVHRRARALLGRDSDAWDAVQEVFCRLLESGAAFRAEARPMTYIYRVTTNVSLNLLRSRALRDVVVGGALPWDEVGAEPGEVEARNLLRALSRELDARALQIATLHFMDSLTQEEIVEVVGLSRKTVGKVLEQVRARARELAVEPQRGAVS, from the coding sequence ATGGCACGAGGACTGAGCGCCTCGGAGCTCAAAGCCATCTATGAAATCTACGCGTCCACGGTCCACCGTCGGGCCAGGGCCCTGCTCGGCCGTGACTCGGATGCGTGGGATGCCGTGCAGGAGGTCTTCTGCCGCCTGCTGGAGTCCGGGGCCGCGTTCCGCGCGGAGGCACGCCCCATGACCTACATCTACCGCGTCACCACGAATGTCAGCCTCAACCTGCTCAGGTCCCGCGCACTGAGGGACGTGGTCGTGGGTGGAGCCCTGCCCTGGGACGAAGTGGGAGCGGAGCCCGGAGAAGTGGAGGCCCGCAACCTCCTGCGGGCCCTGTCGCGGGAACTGGATGCGCGCGCACTCCAGATTGCCACGCTCCACTTCATGGACTCGCTCACCCAGGAGGAAATCGTGGAGGTGGTGGGGCTGTCCCGGAAGACGGTGGGCAAGGTGCTGGAGCAGGTGCGAGCGCGGGCGCGCGAGCTCGCCGTGGAGCCCCAGCGCGGAGCGGTGTCATGA